From the genome of Leguminivora glycinivorella isolate SPB_JAAS2020 chromosome 26, LegGlyc_1.1, whole genome shotgun sequence, one region includes:
- the LOC125239976 gene encoding uncharacterized protein LOC125239976: MSHLGSIGAQTFDNRQPGTIGTQNFDTSQPGPVGTHNYEISQPEITYTSNTYENSQPDITYSTHTYEKGAEDIGKIMERYYWLTQWQKNLGLMMNDGSFASQSSEDAFGGQTGNRQENFGPTGYSHENPFTQVSNPDEDIDNSQPTEIISKSSANDDEDTEPPYPKDINDDEDSFPDESSGDEPPKDFNEPPILMDVTKNNDTKTVLTDENTREKSEKDITTEENISDDPPKINEGNDENNDTYDITTEENKNNDTKMVLTDENTREKSDKDITTEENISDDPPKIDEGNDKNNDTNDITTEENKNNDTKMVMTNENTREKSEKDITTEENLYADRAKIDEGNDENNDTNDTTTEQNKKMVMADGNSKEKNTTTPQPALTTVTTAEPCPCWTMSGTMSRPVPKLGLLFAPSLQWHVGIYSKTFTPYMQVCGGSLVKADVVLSAAHCFWNDDVGALRPGLFAVAAGKLLRPWENEGEIYTQHSDIRDIKIPPRFRGSKTSFQDDIAIVLLTRSLEYAPGVKPVCVSFDLELDQRHLTSGNRGKIAGWGLTEPNGPPSQRLNYLELPYVDIEECLRTAVDSFLKYITSDKICAGDQKTGRALCRGDSGGGLVFNTSTIPYLHGIASTAPRDNNKCNAYAVGSFTHVQAHRRFLVSHVPNIEEGCEELYVDKTAVQDVTIRPEDAFLTPNPSLAPEEDRISTNLGLESAVSNASEPQDLTIPNYNDYENDKNEAEDPISSTVPRKNDKNDEDKVADPISLTVPSKNDKNDEDKVADPLSLTVPSKNDKNDEDKVADPLSLTLGSQNNKNEEVDPVEPITLTENSENDKNDEVDSTEQMIVTSQNDKDGESNTEENITNPPTTQESQDDNNESITEDSEEPISRPIVNDKEVSNTEVGIADPPANVAKIPIWSMNESKEKEVMMNIEKGERGVARIAVDNTTSTFVCNCYCNK; the protein is encoded by the exons ATGAGTCATCTTGGGAGCATTGGCGCCCAAACTTTTGATAACAGACAACCTGGCACCATTGGAACCCAAAATTTTGATACCAGTCAACCTGGACCCGTCGGCACTCATAATTACGAAATAAGTCAGCCAGAAATAACTTACACCTCTAATACTTACGAAAATAGTCAACCAGATATAACTTACAGCACTCATACTTACGAAAAGGGTGCAGAAGATATCGGTAAAATTATGGAGCGATATTACTGGTTGACGCAATGGCAGAAGAATTTAGGATTGATGATGAATGACGGTTCTTTTGCCAGTCAGAGCAGCGAAGATGCTTTTGGAGGTCAAACTGGTAATAGGCAAGAAAATTTTGGTCCAACTGGATACTCTCATG AAAACCCCTTTACTCAAGTTTCAAATCCAGACGAAGATATTGATAACTCACAACCAACAGAAATCATCTCCAAATCATCAGCTAACGATGATGAAGACACAGAACCTCCATATCCTAAAGACATCAATGATGATGAGGACTCATTTCCTGATGAAAGTAGCGGTGATGAACCACCTAAAGATTTTAATGAACCGCCTATATTAATGGACGTAACTAAGAACAATGATACGAAAACGGTCTTGACTGATGAAAACACTAGAGAAAAGAGTGAAAAAGATATTACTACTGAAGAAAATATTTCTGATGATCCGCCAAAAATTAACGAAGGTAATGACGAAAACAATGATACATATGACATTACTACTGAAGAGAACAAGAACAATGATACGAAAATGGTCTTGACAGATGAAAACACTAGAGAAAAGAGTGACAAAGATATTACTACTGAAGAAAATATTTCTGATGATCCGCCTAAAATTGACGAAGGTAATGACAAGAACAATGATACAAATGACATTACTACTGAAGAGAATAAGAACAATGATACGAAAATGGTCATGACTAATGAAAACACTAGAGAAAAGAGTGAAAAAGATATTACTACTGAAGAAAATCTTTATGCTGATCGGGCTAAAATTGACGAAGGTAATGACGAAAACAATGATACAAATGACACTACTACTGAACAGAACAAGAAAATGGTCATGGCTGATGGAAACTCTAAAGAAAAGAATACTACGACACCACAACCAGCCCTGACGACTGTGACAACAGCTGAACCATGTCCATGCTGGACCATGTCCGGGACCATGTCCCGACCAGTCCCGAAGCTGGGGTTACTGTTCGCCCCGTCTTTGCAATGGCATGTTGGGATATATTCGAAGACCTTTACCCCGTACATGCAAGTGTGTGGTGGATCTTTGGTAAAAGCTGATGTAGTTCTATCAG CGGCCCACTGTTTCTGGAACGATGATGTGGGTGCTTTACGTCCGGGTCTGTTCGCGGTGGCAGCCGGCAAGCTCCTGAGACCCTGGGAGAATGAGGGGGAGATCTACACACAGCATTCTGAC ATAAGAGACATCAAGATACCTCCCCGCTTCCGTGGCAGCAAGACCAGCTTTCAAGACGACATTGCCATCGTTCTCCTCACCAGGTCTTTGGAATACGCCCCTGGAGTCAAGCCAGTTTGCGTCAGCTTCGACCTTGAACTGGATCAAAGGCATCTTACTAGCGGGAACCGGGGGAAG ATCGCCGGCTGGGGCCTGACGGAACCCAACGGCCCGCCGTCACAGCGCCTTAACTACTTGGAACTGCCTTATGTGGACATCGAGGAGTGCCTCCGAACTGCTGTCGACAGCTTCCTCAAGTATATCACTAGTGACAAGATCTGTGCAGGGGATCAAAAGACAG GTCGTGCCCTTTGCCGTGGCGACAGCGGAGGTGGTCTCGTCTTTAACACTTCAACCATACCCTACCTTCACG GTATAGCGTCGACGGCGCCGCGTGACAACAATAAATGTAATGCGTACGCTGTTGGCAGCTTTACGCATGTGCAAGCGCACAGACGCTTCCTGGTTAGCCACGTGCCGAATATAGAGGAGGGGTGTGAAGAGCTGTATGTTGATAAGACTGCAGTTCAG GATGTGACAATCAGACCAGAAGACGCCTTTCTAACGCCAAATCCATCACTGGCTCCAGAAGAAGATAGAATATCTACAAACTTGGGGCTTGAAAGTGCAGTTTCAAATGCTTCAGAACCACAAGACTTGACAATAcctaattataatgattatgaAAATGACAAAAATGAAGCTGAAGATCCAATATCTTCGACAGTGCCTCGTAAAAATGACAAAAATGATGAAGATAAAGTTGCAGATCCAATATCTTTGACAGTACCTAGTAAAAATGACAAAAATGATGAAGATAAAGTTGCAGATCCATTATCTTTGACAGTACCTAGTAAAAATGACAAAAATGATGAAGATAAAGTTGCAGATCCATTATCTTTGACATTAGGTAGTCAAAATAACAAAAACGAAGAAGTTGATCCTGTAGAACCAATaactttgacagaaaatagtgaaAATGACAAAAACGATGAAGTTGATTCTACAGAACAGATGATAGTAACTAGTCAAAATGACAAAGATGGAGAATCAAACACAGAAGAAAATATAACAAATCCGccaactactcaagaatctcaAGATGACAATAATGAATCGATTACTGAAGATTCCGAAGAACCAATATCCCGACCGATTGTAAATGACAAAGAAGTATCCAATACTGAAGTAGGAATTGCAGATCCGCCAGCAAATGTAGCTAAAATACCAATATGGAGTATGAATGAATCGAAGGAAAAGGAAGTGATGATGAATATAGAGAAAGGTGAAAGAGGGGTAGCTAGGATAGCGGTAGATAATACTACTAGTACTTTTGTGTGTAACTGCTATTGTAATAAGTGA